Proteins from one Malaya genurostris strain Urasoe2022 chromosome 2, Malgen_1.1, whole genome shotgun sequence genomic window:
- the LOC131430176 gene encoding procollagen-lysine,2-oxoglutarate 5-dioxygenase, giving the protein MSCRTVVVQFVIVLIIALCRRCVGEDKKPLVFTVASNETEGYKRYIRSANHYGIEVTTLGLGKQWLGGDMKRLGGGYKINLFRDALKPYKMEDDRIVLFTDSYDVLFLASIEKIVETFKTLEASVLFGSEGYCWPDEELKSKYPKLEGRGTRFLNSGMFIGYASKVYQMLKTPVKDTDDDQLYYTKVYLNKQIREDLNIKLDHTALLFQNLNGVEEQVILALNADNKEVYLKNTEYSTVPLVLHGNGPSKLTLNGFANYLAGAFIDGECKTVTENLLQLDEENLPTVMLALFIEKATPFIDDWFDKIANLNYPMSKMHLFIHNNVLYHKASIDRFIASYKDKYQSFRMVDYNEDFEELSGRSLAAHQCLKRKCDYLFVVDSDGHIDLPDTLRKLITLNRNIVSPMINRPEKVWSNFWGALSAQGFYARSTDYIDIVGQKVIGIWNVPYISTVYLVKAAVLPDVNYELPNTDPDMAFCWHMRSKGVFMHIVNTKNFGHLIDAEYYDSNRTHPDFYQLFNNKYDWEQKYISKEYYKQLKDDFVPHQPCPDVYWFAVGSETFCDHLKDIVENFGQWSDGTNNDKRLQGGYEAVPTRDIHMNQVGLEQVWLKFLQLYVRPLQEKVFIGYFHDPPRSLMNFVVRYKPDEQPSLRPHHDSSTYTINIALNNAGIDYEGGGCKFLRYNCSVKDTRKGWMLMHPGRLTHFHEGLTTTNGTRYIMISFIDP; this is encoded by the exons ATGTCGTGCAGAACGGTTGTGGTGCAATTCGTAATAGTATTAATAATCGCTCTATGTCGTCGATGCGTCGGTGAAG ATAAAAAACCTCTAGTGTTCACAGTTGCTAGCAACGAAACTGAAGGGTATAAGCGATACATTCGATCAGCGAATCACTATGGAATCGAG GTAACGACACTTGGTCTAGGAAAGCAATGGCTTGGTGGCGATATGAAGCGGCTTGGTGGTGGTTACAAAATCAACCTGTTTCGGGATGCTCTGAAACCATACAAGATGGAAGATGATCGGATAGTACTCTTCACGGATAGCTATGATGTGCTATTTCTAGCATCAATAGAGAAGATTGTGGAAACATTTAAAACTTTGGAAGCCTCAGTTTTGTTTGGGTCTGAAGGATACTGCTGGCCAGACGAAGAGTTAAAAAGCAAGTATCCGAAACTAGAAGGTAGAGGTACTAGATTTCTTAATTCAGGAATGTTTATCGGGTACGCATCCAAGGTATATCAAATGCTGAAAACTCCAGTAAAGGATACGGATGATGATCAGTTATACTACACGAAAGTTtacctaaataaacaaattagagaGGACCTGAATATAAAATTAGACCATACTGCTTTGTTGTTCCAGAACCTAAACGGCGTGGAAGAACAAGTTATTTTAGCATTGAACGCAGACAATAAAGAAGTGTATTTGAAAAATACAGAATACTCAACGGTACCTCTAGTACTTCACGGCAATGGACCAAGTAAGCTTACTTTGAACGGATTTGCTAATTATCTTGCGGGTGCATTTATTGACGGGGAGTGCAAAACAGTTACCGAAAATTTGCTGCAGTTAGATGAAGAAAATCTTCCCACGGTGATGCTGGCTCTATTTATAGAAAAAGCAACACCATTCATAGATGATTGGTTTGACAAAATTGCCAATCTCAATTATCCAATGTCAAAGATGCATCTTTTTATACACAATAACGTCCTGTACCACAAAGCCTCAATTGATCGTTTTATAGCCAGTTACAAAGATAAGTATCAATCGTTCCGAATGGTTGACTATAATGAAGATTTTGAAGAACTATCTGGAAGGTCACTAGCGGCACACCAATGCCTCAAGAGAAAGTGTGACTACTTATTCGTCGTTGATTCTGATGGACACATTGACCTGCCGGATACTCTTCGAAAACTTATTACCCTCAATAGAAATATTGTCAGTCCTATGATCAATCGTCCAGAAAAAGTTTGGAGCAATTTCTGGGGGGCCCTGAGTGCTCAAGGATTCTATGCACGTTCTACTGATTACATCGATATCGTAGGACAGAAGGTTATTGGAATATGGAATGTTCCCTACATATCTACTGTTTACCTTGTTAAAGCTGCAGTTCTTCCTGATGTCAACTACGAGCTTCCTAATACCGATCCGGACATGGCGTTTTGTTGGCATATGCGTAGTAAAGGAGTGTTTATGCATATAGTTAACACTAAAAATTTCGGCCATTTGATCGATGCAGAATACTATGACTCAAACCGAACCCATCCGGATTTCTACCAATTATTCAACAACAAATATGACTGGGAACAAAagtatatttcaaaagaatactACAAACAGCTAAAGGATGATTTTGTACCGCACCAACCCTGTCCGGATGTATATTGGTTCGCGGTGGGATCGGAAACGTTTTGTGATCACTTAAAGgatatcgttgaaaattttgggCAGTGGTCTGATGGTACTAATAATGACAAACGATTACAAGGTGGTTACGAAGCTGTTCCAACCAGAGACATTCACATGAATCAAGTCGGTCTGGAACAAGTTTGGTTGAAATTTCTACAACTATACGTAAGGCCGTTGCAAGAGAAAGTGTTTATTGGTTACTTTCATGAT CCTCCGCGATCGCTAATGAACTTTGTCGTACGCTACAAACCAGACGAACAGCCATCGCTACGGCCACACCACGATTCCTCTACATACACCATCAATATAGCTTTGAACAATGCTGGAATTGATTACGAAGGGGGTGGATGTAAATTTTTGAG